A genomic segment from Aegilops tauschii subsp. strangulata cultivar AL8/78 chromosome 1, Aet v6.0, whole genome shotgun sequence encodes:
- the LOC109770889 gene encoding uncharacterized protein: MAGSTAVLAAILLIDLVAFGLAIGAEQSRPSASLETDARKEWTYCVYRPDAATGMAGAALALLLVGQAVAAVASRCFCCGAALRPGGARGCALMLFLSSWLTFLIAEACLLAGLVQSAYHTGYRTVIFENPPDCETVRRGTFGAGAAFALITGVLTGFYYYNFSKARVAYQRPEAAIGMSRYS, from the exons ATGGCCGGCTCCACCGCGGTGCTGGCCGCCATCCTGCTCATCGACCTCGTCGCCTTCGGCCTCGCCATCGGCGCCGAGCAGAGCCGCCCCTCG GCGAGCCTGGAGACGGACGCGAGGAAGGAGTGGACCTACTGCGTGTACCGCCCGGACGCGGCCACCGGGATGGCCGGCGCCGCGCTCGCCCTGCTGCTCGTCGGCCAGGCGGTGGCCGCCGTCGCCAGTCGCTGCTTCTGCTGTGGCGCCGCGCTCCGCCCCGGCGGCGCCCGCGGCTGCGCCCTCATGCTCTTCCTCTCCTCCTG GCTGACATTTCTCATTGCGGAGGCGTGCTTGCTGGCTGGGCTGGTGCAGTCCGCCTACCACACCGGCTACCGCACAGTGATATTTGAGAACCCACCGGACTGCGAGACGGTGCGTCGAGGCACATTTGGGGCCGGCGCGGCCTTTGCCTTGATCACCGGTGTGCTCACCGGGTTCTACTACTACAACTTCTCCAAGGCGCGGGTGGCCTACCAACGGCCGGAGGCTGCCATCGGCATGAGCCGGTATAGCTGA